AAAAACCGTTTAGGGTACCACGGGGATAAGAGAGTGAAAAATGGGTTTAACCGTTGCATCTCCCACCCCCATACCACAAATCCTTTTTTGCCACCGGACAAACCAGTGGTAAGAATGGAGGATCGTTGATGGGCGCCCCCGACCTGCACGGAGATGAGTCTGTTATCCTGAAAACCCCGGATGTTTTTGTCAAATCCATCCCATTTGAGGCGGTCCTTACCAACAAACGGATCATCCTGATTGACCGGGAAAATGACCTTGTTCCGCCCAAAGATATCCTGCTTGCGACCATCCGGGATGTTCAGCCCGGTGAAAACGCTATCCGCGACCTGACCCTCAGCCTTGCGATCATCGCCACTACCGGTGAGACCCGGAAGATAGTGCTCACATTCTCCGGTAAATCAGGAGCCAAAAGAAAACGGGAGCGGGATGAATGGGTGCGGGCGCTCCAGAAGCATACTCGTTCATCATTGAAAAAAGTGTTCAGTACCGTTATCCCCGGCCTCAATCCGGAAAAAAAAGCAAAATTCCCCGACACTGCACCGGTACGGAGCGGGAGTCCGTCCCTGCCTCTGGAGAAAAAGTCAGTTGATGCTGTAGAACCCCAAAAAAAGATCGGACAAAGTGCTCCTGCGATTCCCTCACCGCTTAAACCAGCACCCCTTCCCGCACCTTTGTTCTGTTCCCGGTGCGGTAGTCGTGCACCTGCAGGTTCCTTGTTCTGCGTCCGGTGCGGTGCAAAGATTGTCGTGCCGGAACAAGAGCCACCCTCGACTTATGCCAACACTGGCACCCGGCCCTCACCTCAGCCGGCCCGGGCTTTGCAAGCCAAAAAGGAGAGATGGCAGGTCCTGCCGCAACTATTCCGGCGAAAAGATCGCCTGCCGGAACCCGGCCCCGGCGTCCCGCCATCAAAGGGCGGACGGCCGGGCGGCTCCAATAAAAAGGCATTTATGATCATCGCAGTCATCGCAATCCTTATCATTGTGATCGGAGGCGTGGTATTTGCCATAATTAACTTCCTGAACAATACACCTGCCGCTGATGGCGGGACAACCGGTACCGGCACGAAGATTGCCACACCCACCCCGACATTTGTTTTTGTTGAAAAGACTGCCGCACCGATTCCTGCAAAAGGTGTATGGGTCAGGGTCAGTTACATCGGGATGTGGACCGGGTCATACGGGACAGCGGATGCCCTGAAATCAGTAACAGGTTCCGGCGAATACCTGTATGAGGTCGAAAATCCCAACACGACAATACAGGCAACATTCCAGCGGGCAGATACCTCCAGCCGCCCGCATGAGCTGGTTGTCGGGATCTATAAAAACGGGGTGCTGATCAAGCAGGGCGTTACCACAGTCCCGCATGGGACTGTTGATATTACAGTCGACCCGAACACTGCAAAACCAACCAGTGCCCAGACAACAGGAAAATGATGACATTTTTTAAAAATTCGCCTGTCCTCACCACAAACACTTTTTTGCCTTCAGACAAACCACTGTAAAGGAAGAATGTGGTAATATGGGCGACCCTGAGCTTCATGGAGACGAATCCATAATTTTAAAAACACCAAATGTTTTTGTCAAATCCATCCCTTTTGAGGCAATCCTCACCAACAAACGTATCATCCTCATTGACCGGAAAAAAGAACTCCTGCCGCCAAAGGATATACTTCTGGCAACCATGCGGAGCGTTGAGGCAAGTGAAAATGCAATCCGGGACCAGATCCTCACTATATCGATCATAACAAATTCCGGTGAGACCCGTCAGGTGGTCCTCACCTTCTCCCGGGAGGCGGGAGGGAACCGGAAACGGGAGCGCGACGAGTGGGCAAAGGCGTTAAAACAGCACACGACTTCATCGTTCCAGCAGGCGATCCGTAATGTGATCCCATCGATGGATAAAGAGCAGAAGAAGAAACCGCAGGAGCCACCCTCCCAGAAAATCGAGATCACAAGCAGGCCTGCAGGAAAAAAGGAGATCGATATAGTCCAGCCCATAAAAAAGATCGTGGAGACGACCCAGTTGCCCCCTGTACCTGTTGAGACATCGTCCCTTCCGGCCGGCTCGTTCTGTTCAAGGTGTGGCAACCGCGTGCCACCGGAATCCGTGTTCTGCAACCGGTGCGGTTCCAAGGTTGTAGCACCCGGGGCACTGGAAATGGTCGAGCCATCCTCCACCCAGCCGGCACCGCAACCGGTACCTCAGGTTTCTGTCTCCACCCCGGCACAGGTTGAGATCCCTATCGCTGACCAGAATGTGCCCCCTCACATACCTATGGTCCCTGCAGAGCAGCTTGAACGTAAAGAGCGCCCCATTGAAGAAGTGATCCGGTCAATCGAACCTTTGATTGAGGACTCGGTGCCAAGGACTGAACCGGCACCCCTTGTGCCGTCCCACTTTCCCGCTGTGCCTGAACCTGCAGCACAACCAGAAGATTTAACTGCGATTCCTCCTGCGGGCGAACCCACCCAGCAACCTGCCACCGCAGCGCAGCCATCACCGGTAAAACGGTCAATTCTGCCGCAGTTGTTTTTACGAAAAGATCTCCCCCAGCACCCTGCTCCTGCAACCATACCCCCGGTTTCCCCACCCCCTGCCGAAAGCCCTGCAACGGGCCCACGACGCAAACTGTATGCCATAATCGCAATCATCATCGTAATCATAGCAGTCATCGGAGGGGCATTTGTTTTTATGAAATCCCAGCAGGGAAAACAAGACGCGGAAACCACCCCTGCGGCAACACCGCCGGCAACCCCTATCCCTACCCCCGTTCGCACAACAGCAGTCCCAACAACGGTCATGACAACAATCCCGATCCCGACAACACCCCCGCAACCGCTCATTCCCCAGACAGGGGTATGGGTGAAGGTGAGTTATGCCGGAGCATGGTCGGGATCTTATGGCACCCCGGGGAACCAGGCACCGGTGTCCGGTTCCGGCGACCAGCTCTACCAGATCCCGGTCAAGGAGGGAGGGATGATTCAGGTATCATTCCAGAAGAGTGACGGATCAGGAAATCCCCTGGCAGTGGAGCTCTACAAGGACGGTACCCTTATCAAGAGCGATAAGACTGCAGTTCCCAAAGGTGCCGTCGATTTATTGGTCGACTTCAAACCCCCGGCCACTCCCACGGTAAAACCAACCAGCACCCAGACCGCGGTCAATACAACTGCAACCCCGACTGTAACCCCCACAACCTCCCCAACCGGGAATGTGACAACAGTGCAGACCACAACACCTTCATAAACTTATCCCTTTTTATCTCAACGGTAATAGATACTCTGCCGGGGCCGATCCTCCGATATCTTTTTTCCGGCGCGTCCCCGTTTTAAAAAGGACTTATCATGCAGGACTCACATTTTTTGATAAATGCCCCCCTTTAAGCCATTGGCATCGCTCATGCCGTGGTTAAAGCTAGTTTCAGGCTCTTTATCGTTTTTATCGTCGGCTTCTGTTATGTTCCGGTCGCTATACTCAACGAGCCCCGTGGGAGGTCCATTTGTAATTCCCGTGAGTATAGCAACGCTCGTCATTGTATTTTGTGTCTGACTCCTGGTTGGGGAGATTAAAAAAGATTAGGGTTTTTTCTCCTGCTGTTGGGGAGCAGGAGATGTCGCTGCATTTTTATTCTTTTTCCAGCGGTAGATACCATAGGCAGCACCGCCAATGATAATGAGGGGGAGGAACGTGAAGAAGAGGATGATCAGTGCATCGATCATCCCGAGGAACCCGCTGATCCCTTCGTTGATCGCGGTCACAAAGGAATGCCCGGTTTCGCCACCGACCGGCTCGGGCTCCTGCAGGTTCACGGTTATTGTGGAGAGGTCGATCCTGCTGTTGAGGTACCGCATTCTGCCCTCGATCCTGTCCAGCGCGGTCTGCACCTGGTTGATCTGTGCCTGGATTTTGATGACGTCCTCGATTTTGTCGGCCTTCTTCATAATCTGATTGTATTGCGCGAGCTGGTTCTGGTAAGAGGTCTTCTGGGCCTGCAGGTCAACATACTCCTCGGTCACGTCCTGTCCGGAGGTCGAAACGGATTTTATTGTACCGACCGCCTTGACACCTTCCATGGTCGGTTCAAACTGTTCCTGCGGGACGCGGATCACGATTGTTGCAGAGAGCCGGTTGTTGTAATTTTTCTGGATGTTTGAAGACGAAAGGTACCCGCCTTTCTGCACCGCAAGCGCTTTTAACGCATCAACAGATGCTACAACGTCTTTGACTTCAATGGTTGCGGTCCCCGTCTTGACGATTTTTGTCTCGATACCAGTGCCCGGGACGGTGGCGGTATCGCCGGATGCCAATAAAGCGGGAGTGGGGATTGCCATCGGGTACGGGGCAGCAGCTTTCTGCTCGGAAAGCCCCTGCCAGTTTGAGTCCCCCACACTCCCCGCTGATGACGTCCTCTGGTTTGGCACTACGCTGTCTGCAATCCCCATGCAGCCGGTGGCTGCGACAGCACAGCACACCAGAATGAGTGCGACAAGTTTGTAGTTCATACCAATCCATCAACTGCCGGAATATATAGTTTCATGGTAAACTGCGAAGGAATTTGCAGTTATAGGGAGATATATAAAAGCGATCTGCAGGAAATTTCAGCGGTTTGCGGTTCTCCTTTGGGATGTGCATATTTTTACCAATTTGGTGATCGGGCTTAAATAATTCCTAGGAGATGTACCTGTGGAGACAGATGATGCCAGAAAATACCGTACCTGAAAAACCGGAAGGGGCCGAAGAGATAGAGAAAGGCGGACTTGAGAGCATGGTCAAAGCGCTGCAAAACAGCACTGACCCGCAGGTCCGGCAGTATGCTGCATACCTTCTCGGCGAGGCAAAGAACCCGCGTGCCATCCGGCCGCTGATCGAGGCACTTGCAGACTTTGACAAGTCTGTCCGGGAGCAGGCAACACTCGCCCTCTCCACCATTGGCAAGGCAGCAGTCGAACCACTTACCGCTGCGATGAAGGAACCAAAATGGGAGACACGGTACCGGGCTGCGGAAGCGCTGGGAAAGATTGCTGATGAAAAGGCAGTCAAGCCGCTGATTGCAGCGCTCAAGGATAACCGCGACCATGTGCGGTACATGGCAGCAAAAGGGTTGCGTGAACTCGGTGATTCCGATGCGCTCGAACCCATGATCATCCTGCTCAAGGACGAGAACAAGTATGTCAGGATGATGGCGGTGCGGGCACTTGGGGGTATTGGCGGGAAAAAGGCAACCGCAGCTCTTGAGAAGGCGCTTGAAACTGAGAAGAATGCGCAGGTAAGGGAGACGATCTCCGAGGCGCTGCAATAAGAAAAAGGATTAGGATAGAGCCCTATACCTTTTTTATCGTATCTTACTGCCCGGCTCTACCTGTCGTAGCGGCACGAGCAGCGAAGCCGCATCCCCTGCCGCAAGGATCATCCCGTTGCTCTCCACGCCGAAGATTGTTGCGGGTGCAAGGTTGGTGACTACGACAACATCTTTTCCGACTATCTCGTCCGGGTTGTAGAACTGCTGCATGCCGGCAACAATCTGGCGTTTTTCCGGACCGATGTCAATAACCAGTTTTAAGAGCTTGTTTGATTTTGGCACTGGTTCACAGGACAGCACTTTACCTGTCCGAATGTCCAGTTTCTGGAATTCCTCAAATGTAACCACAGGGATCTTCTCCGATTTTTTGTCTGCTTCTTTCACGCGCTTCTGGAGCAGGGCGTCGAGCTCTGCAACCTGCGTATCCTCCATTCTGGTAAAGAGCGGTTTTGGTGCCGGGATACCTGCCGCCCTGATCTTCTCTGTTGCTTCAGAGATCGGGTGACCTGCGAGTGCATCTGAATATCCCAGCATCGCCCAGCACTCCTGCGCTTTTGCAGGCATCACCGGTTCGATAAGAAGGGTGACGGCTTTGATGAGCTGGACGCAGTTTTTAATCACCTGTGCGGCAGCGGCACGGTCGGTTTTAATTAGTTTCCACGGGGCATTGCCCTGCATGTGCGTATTTCCAAACGCCGCAAGGCCCATGATTGCGTCTATCGCACCTTTGAATTCATAGTCCTGCATGAAGCCATGGACCGATTTTGTGCATTTCTCAATTTCAGCGATGATTGCGGGGCCGGCTATTCCTTCTGGTATCCCGCCAAATTCCTTGTTAGCAAAGAAGAGGGTGCGGTACACGAAGTTGCCAAAGATGTTGACCACTTCGTTGTTGATCCGCTCGCCAAAGACCTTCCACGAGAAGTTCAGTTCCTTGGTGTGGTTGGTGTACGAGAGCAGGTAATAGCGCAGGTAATCAGCGGGCAGGCCTTTGTCAAGGTAATCGTCATTTGTCCAGACCACATATCCCCGTGACTTCGAGAACTTGTGGTCGTCCACCTTCACCATCCCGGATGCAACAATCGCGTACGGCACGCCATAGCCTGCTCCTTGTAACAGTGCCGGCCAGAAGATACAGTGGTGGTAGATGATGTCCCCACCGATGAAGTGCGTAACCCGGTTGTTGCCGCACCAGTATTTCTTCCAGTCATTGCCGGTCTTTTCTGCCCATTCCTCGGTGAACGCGATGTACCCGATCGGGGCATCCACCCAGACATACACGACGAGATCGTCACGGCCGGGGAATTTCACGCCCCAGTCCAGGGTCCGGGTTATACACCAGTCATGTAGCTCCTCCTTAATCCACCCGATTGCGTAATTCTTTGCATTGGTGGTGCCTTTCACCGTCTCGAGATAGGGGAGCAGGAAATCCTTGAACCCGCTGAGCCTGAAAAAGTAGTGCTCCTGGTCCCGGAACTCCGCTTTTGTACCGCAGACTTTGCAGACCGGTTCTTTTATCTCGCCGGGTTCCAAGTGCTTGCCGCATCCCTGATCGCACTCGTCCCCACGGGCAGCAGCTCCACAGTGCGGGCAGACCCCTTCGACATACCGGTCGGGCAGGAACCGCCGGCATTTCGTGCAGTACGCCTGGTGGACGACCTGTTTGTACACATACCCCTTTTTGATGAGCGACCCGACGATTTTGGTTGTCCGGTTCTGGTTGGTCGGGTCATCGGTCATGCCAAAGTGATCAAATGTGATTCCCATCCGCCTGAATGTCTCGTCAAAATGCCGGTGGTATTTTTCTGACAGTTCCCGCGGCGACACGCCTGCCTGCTCCGCGGAAACAACGATGGGCGTCCCATGGTTGTCAGACCCGCACACAAAGACGACCTGCTCCCCGGCCCTGCGCATGTACCTGACGTAACAGTCGGCTGGTACATAGGTGCGCAGGTGTCCGAGGTGGCAGGGCCCGTTGGTGTACGGGAGCCCGCAGGTGACGAGCAGCGGTGGCGTGTTCATGACTAGGTTTTTTGATTCTGATGCGTAATAAGATATGACCATGGTCAAACGGCGGCCCCTTCCGACGCGGGCTTTTGGAGCAGAACCGGAAACACCTGATGTTCCGGCGCTTGCGGAATGGATTGCAGAGAACCGCGGGAGGTCCGGCGACCTTATCTCGTTCCAGCTGGACCAGTCGCTCATACACCAGATCTCTGCGGGAATAACAAGCCCCTGTGCCGGGGGAAAATTTTACAAAGACCGGGTAATGAGCTGCCTGATCGGTGTTGACAACACAACTGTTGTTGACGATATCGCGGTTCAGGGTGAACTGGTGAACAGCGATGCACACGCCATTGCATCACGGAAGAAGAACATCTGGTGTGCACTTCCCGCCCCCCACGCGCTCGGGATCACCGATGATTATTACCATGATGAGAACGAATGGCACGACGCGATCGCCAGCGCATACCGCACGCTCATGCGCTCGATGCGTGATGGGGGGATCAGCGGGCATGTGCTGATCTGTGAGACAGCCGGCGAGGTGGAAGTATCTGCTTTCACACGGCAGAAGGTATTCTTCTTTGTACAGGATATGGGCAAAAAGAGCCTCGAAGCCCTGATGGGATACCAGCGGCAGGTTGCGGTGGACAGGAGCCATCTTCCCTTGGTCTTTGACCTCATAAACGAGTACGAGCTCAGCCAGCTCATCATCCTTGACCCGGACAAGAAGTCGATCACTCTCGCTCTGTCAGAGTTCGATCCGGACCAGATCATCGCCGGAGGATATTGTACCGGAAACAGTGAGGAATACTGGAAAAATCTCGTTGCAGCTGCAGGATATACAATCTGATCCTCCCCAGGACCATAGTGCACGGCTAATGCACTTCGGCTATGTTCACAAACGTATCGAAATGCCTGCTCTTTTTTATCAGCCAGAATACAAACCGCTCGAGAACAGAGAAATTGAACGAACCGCCCGCAGCATTGGGATGCCCCCCGCCGGAAAACTCCCGTGCGATCAGGTGACTGACAGGTGGGACTGATCGCAGGGAAAACCTCCCGTCTTTGCCTATGATAACCTCGATGTCAGTCTTTTTCTGGTCACGGATAAAGTGGGCCGTCTCGCTCGGGTACCCATAGAGCGGTGCAAACGCGATCCGGTATTTTTTCCCGAGAATTGTCGTATGCTTGAGGCTCCGTTTCATCATCGCATCCATCTCAGCTTTAATCTCATTATACTCCTGCACAATCATCTCGTCAGAGAAAACACCGGCAAGGAGGCAATCGCGTACATGGTCCCGGTTCTTTTTACGCTGGAGCACCTGCCCGAGCACAGCTGACCGGGGATCGCGGTGCTTCCATAAATCATAATCGCAGACAATGCGTGCAACCTCAGCCGCAACGGTATTATCCGGCACGAGATCGGATGCCACAATGCCTGTAGCGCAGACAGCTGTATCAATATGGAGCAGCGCGACCTCTTTTTTCACCCGTGCAACCTCGTCGTCCCGCCAGCGGTGATGGTCCCGCCATTCCACCCGCCAGCCGTTTGACCGGGCATGGCCTGCGATGTGCTCGATCTCGCGGTGATACCCGAGGTCTGATATGGAGAGCCGGTCGCCATTTCCTTTGCAGGACGCGACCAGAGAGAATAACGCAGGGAACCTGCCCACCGAGCTCCAGATGGTAAAAACCCCGTCGCTCCCGTAATTCATACGGTGGACCGCGTCCGCTCCCACCGCATCAAGGTCGTTATGCGTCAGGTGGATAACGTGTGCAGTGCGGGATGAAACCGCATTTGCCAGAGCTGGTTCATCACCGTGAGGACTCTTCGGGAGCGGCATTGGTTAATACTGACATCGCGTCACATAAAAAAGAACGGTCACCGGCCATACCGGTAACTACTAAAAACAGATCATTTATTAATCGCGAGGGATAACATCTGTACTCCTGCCCTAGTAGCTCAGTTTGGGAGAGCGCTAGACTGAAGATCTAGTTGTCCCCGGTTCAAATCCGGGCTGGGGCATCAGTTTCGTATCCCCATCCAGGCTATTACTCTGCTTATCCGTTCATTCTCCCTGCACCCCGCCAATAATGTTATAAATGGCCGGTCACAATGCAATAACCAGTGAAACCCGTATGTCGAGTGAAACTCTTATCAGAGAACTGTCGGCTGAACTCAAAGAATTCCTTTCCGCCCAGAACGTGATGGGCCAGCCTGTTGATCTTGGCGAAAAGGTTGCCATCCCTATTGCCCGGTTCGGATTTGGGCTTGGTGCCGGCGCCGGGCAGGGAAAAGACGGCAACGGTGATGGTGCCGGCGCGGGTGGCGGTATCGAGCCGGTGGCGCTCATCATCCTGCACAAGGATGTGAAAGGTCCTGAAGGTGTCCAGGTCATGTCCTTAAAAAAAGACAGCGCCATCGCACAGGTCATCTCGGCTCTGGGTGAATCGCTTGCCCCACAGGTCATCGATGCGTTAAAAACCGTAAGTTCAGGACAAAACCGGTCCACTCCGGCAAAGAAAGAGGAACTCTGACGGGTATTCACAGGATCGGATGGACCCCGTCATTCTTGTGATCTACCTGTCCGGGCTCCTTGCCGGACTCATCCTTTTTTCAATCCTTGTACTCTGGCTTGTCCCGGTCCGCGTTTTCATCCGGTACCGGTACGATAGAGGACGGCAGGATCTTGAGGCAACGGCCCGGTGGGGGATCATCGCCATCCGTTCGACAAAACGCGCGGGAAGGTCGCAGACAGTCCTCCTTATCTTCAGCCATGTCCTGTTTTCATTTGACCGGAGACCGGAAAAAAAAGAGATAACGCCACCCCCTTCCTACAGGCCAGCGGACATCCGGGCTGCAACGGATCTTGTCCCGGTTATCCGCAACCTTGCAATGCCCGCCATCAGGATCGGCAGCGTTCTCTGCCGCATGAGCAGGTTTGAGCGGTGCAATGGGAGAGTGCGCATCGGGCTGGGTGACCCGGCAGCGACCGGCATGCTCTACGGGAGCTACTGGGCTACGCGGTTTGCATTCACCGCTTCCCACATCTGCATAGATATGGAACCGGTCTTTGACCACGAGGTACTGGCAATCGATCTCTCGGTCAGGTACCGGATTGGCCAACCCCTGCGGATCCTTCTTTCAGCAGCCCGTGAACTGCTCCGGCCGGATGTGCGGGCCGGAATTACAGCCCTCCGGAGTGCGGGTCTGGGAGCCCTCGTGACATGACGCCCGAATTAACGGTTGCAGCACCGGTTACCATTGGGAAACGAGTATTTTTTCCACTCGTCCGCGAGGAGATTATCTGCAGTGCACATGGTGCAATTGTGTCGAGGAGCCCTGCCGCACTTCTATTTTCCGATGATGACCAATGGTTCTTTGTGCCCTTTGATGAGGGCGTTTTGCCGGATGTTGTCAGAGATCGTCTACGATAAATAATTCTGAACCTGAAAACCGATATCGAATTTTTTATAAAGGTAATCCCCACACTATACTATGCCATGCTATGGCATAGCATAGGGGTATTTCCATGAAAGGTTCAATAAAACTGTCAGTTTTTCTCGTAATTATCGTTCTCCTTGCGGTATTGTGCGCCGGCTGCACACAGCAGGCGCCGGTGTCTGCCAAGCCGACAGAGATCAAGGTCGGCGTGATCGCATCGCTGACCGGCCCGGCCAGCAATGTCGGAAAGAACATGTGGCAGTCCGCGCAGGTTGCAGCGGACGAGATCAATGCCAAAGGAGGCGTGACGCTCAAGGACGGAACAAAGATCCCGCTTAAACTGATCGTAGGTGACGACGAGTCCACCCAGCAGGGGGGACAGAAAGCGGCGACCAAGCTGATCACCGATGACAAGGTGGACATCCTTGTCGGAGGGTACTCAAGCGCTGTCACATCTGCATATGAACAGACCATCGCAGAATACAAGGTACCGTTCATCGTTACCGGCGCTTCAAGCCCGATCATCACCCACCGCACGGACATCGATACCAGTTACGTCTTCCACCACTGCCCGACAACCGACAGCTATGGGATGTATACCACGATGTTCATCGACCAGATCATCCGGCCTGCGGTCAATAAGAAGCTGAACGCTGCTGCCGACCGCCCGTTCCGGCTCGCACTCATATACCAGGACACGGCCTTTGGCAAAGGGGTGCAGTCCGCGGTGAACAATACGATCACAAAGGACAAGCTCAACATCGCGCTCGTCACCCAACAGAGCTTCAAGATGGGTGAAAGCGATTTCAGGACACCGCTGACCGCAATCAAAGCTGCAAATCCCGACGCAGTATATATCGCGGCATTCCCGAACGAGGGAGCTCCGCTCATCACACAGGCGCGGAGGGATATCGGGCTTGACACGATCTTTTTGAATGTTGAGAACAATGACAACGCCCAGTTCTACAAGGACCTCGGGCAGTACGGGGAAGGCGCCATCATTGAGAGCCGGTTCTCACCCTACACTGCTCCCGTTGGCGCGGTAGCTGACTCACAGGCAAAGTTCAAGACAAGCTACAATGCGAAGTGGGGCACGTTCCCGGACATGATGGGCGCATCCACCTACGAGGGCATCTATATTGCAGTGCAGGCGGCCGCGAGTGCCGGGACAAACGACAAGGCAACGGTCAGGCAGGCGCTTGTCGACCTGAGCATGCCGCAGGTGATCGAGGCGATGAAAGGCGGCACGATATCGTTTAATAAAGACTTCCGGGAGTCGCAGTTCGACCTCTGGATGGAGCAGCTGGCATTTGACCAGAGCGTCGGTGAATGCAGGCCGAAGATCGTATGGCCTGATAACCTCAAAGTAACTGAGTTTGTCCTACCATCGTGGTACAAACCCGGCAGCGCATAAAAACCCATCCAAGTCCTTTTTATTTTCCGGCGACTGATTAGCTTACAGGAGAAGATACGGTGGACGTTGGGATCCTTCTGCAAATACTCTTCTGGGGGATCTATGCAGGCTGCATCTACATCCTGCTTGCCACCGGCCTGAACCTGATCTTCGGTGTCATGAAGATCGTGAACTTCGCCCACGGCGAGTTCCTCATGATCGGCGCTTATGTAACGGCAACGGTCTTTTTTTTAACCGGCATCAACCCTTACGTGATCATCCTCTTCTCCATGTTCGCCCTGATCCTGATCGGTGCCGTTGTTGAACGGCTCTGTTTCCGCCCGATTCTTGGCACAGGCAAGCTTAATGAGATCTTCCTTTCGATCGGGCTCATCTACATCATCCAGAATGGCGCAGCTGTGATCTGGGGGGACGAGTGGCAGAGCGTCAAGAGCCCTTATGAGGGCGTAACTGTCCCGCTCGGATCTCTCACGATACCACTGGATTACATCATCATCATGGTCGTGACTGCCGCAATCCTTGTCGGACTGTACCTTTTTTTGAGAAGGACAAAGACAGGGCGGGAGATGCGGGCGACCAGCCAGAACCGGAAAGGGGCGATGCTCGTGGGCATCAATGTCGAG
Above is a genomic segment from Methanoregula sp. containing:
- a CDS encoding DUF4349 domain-containing protein, producing the protein MNYKLVALILVCCAVAATGCMGIADSVVPNQRTSSAGSVGDSNWQGLSEQKAAAPYPMAIPTPALLASGDTATVPGTGIETKIVKTGTATIEVKDVVASVDALKALAVQKGGYLSSSNIQKNYNNRLSATIVIRVPQEQFEPTMEGVKAVGTIKSVSTSGQDVTEEYVDLQAQKTSYQNQLAQYNQIMKKADKIEDVIKIQAQINQVQTALDRIEGRMRYLNSRIDLSTITVNLQEPEPVGGETGHSFVTAINEGISGFLGMIDALIILFFTFLPLIIIGGAAYGIYRWKKNKNAATSPAPQQQEKKP
- a CDS encoding phosphoesterase, with amino-acid sequence MPLPKSPHGDEPALANAVSSRTAHVIHLTHNDLDAVGADAVHRMNYGSDGVFTIWSSVGRFPALFSLVASCKGNGDRLSISDLGYHREIEHIAGHARSNGWRVEWRDHHRWRDDEVARVKKEVALLHIDTAVCATGIVASDLVPDNTVAAEVARIVCDYDLWKHRDPRSAVLGQVLQRKKNRDHVRDCLLAGVFSDEMIVQEYNEIKAEMDAMMKRSLKHTTILGKKYRIAFAPLYGYPSETAHFIRDQKKTDIEVIIGKDGRFSLRSVPPVSHLIAREFSGGGHPNAAGGSFNFSVLERFVFWLIKKSRHFDTFVNIAEVH
- a CDS encoding ABC transporter substrate-binding protein — protein: MKGSIKLSVFLVIIVLLAVLCAGCTQQAPVSAKPTEIKVGVIASLTGPASNVGKNMWQSAQVAADEINAKGGVTLKDGTKIPLKLIVGDDESTQQGGQKAATKLITDDKVDILVGGYSSAVTSAYEQTIAEYKVPFIVTGASSPIITHRTDIDTSYVFHHCPTTDSYGMYTTMFIDQIIRPAVNKKLNAAADRPFRLALIYQDTAFGKGVQSAVNNTITKDKLNIALVTQQSFKMGESDFRTPLTAIKAANPDAVYIAAFPNEGAPLITQARRDIGLDTIFLNVENNDNAQFYKDLGQYGEGAIIESRFSPYTAPVGAVADSQAKFKTSYNAKWGTFPDMMGASTYEGIYIAVQAAASAGTNDKATVRQALVDLSMPQVIEAMKGGTISFNKDFRESQFDLWMEQLAFDQSVGECRPKIVWPDNLKVTEFVLPSWYKPGSA
- the metG gene encoding methionine--tRNA ligase; translated protein: MNTPPLLVTCGLPYTNGPCHLGHLRTYVPADCYVRYMRRAGEQVVFVCGSDNHGTPIVVSAEQAGVSPRELSEKYHRHFDETFRRMGITFDHFGMTDDPTNQNRTTKIVGSLIKKGYVYKQVVHQAYCTKCRRFLPDRYVEGVCPHCGAAARGDECDQGCGKHLEPGEIKEPVCKVCGTKAEFRDQEHYFFRLSGFKDFLLPYLETVKGTTNAKNYAIGWIKEELHDWCITRTLDWGVKFPGRDDLVVYVWVDAPIGYIAFTEEWAEKTGNDWKKYWCGNNRVTHFIGGDIIYHHCIFWPALLQGAGYGVPYAIVASGMVKVDDHKFSKSRGYVVWTNDDYLDKGLPADYLRYYLLSYTNHTKELNFSWKVFGERINNEVVNIFGNFVYRTLFFANKEFGGIPEGIAGPAIIAEIEKCTKSVHGFMQDYEFKGAIDAIMGLAAFGNTHMQGNAPWKLIKTDRAAAAQVIKNCVQLIKAVTLLIEPVMPAKAQECWAMLGYSDALAGHPISEATEKIRAAGIPAPKPLFTRMEDTQVAELDALLQKRVKEADKKSEKIPVVTFEEFQKLDIRTGKVLSCEPVPKSNKLLKLVIDIGPEKRQIVAGMQQFYNPDEIVGKDVVVVTNLAPATIFGVESNGMILAAGDAASLLVPLRQVEPGSKIR
- a CDS encoding DUF2953 domain-containing protein, which gives rise to MDPVILVIYLSGLLAGLILFSILVLWLVPVRVFIRYRYDRGRQDLEATARWGIIAIRSTKRAGRSQTVLLIFSHVLFSFDRRPEKKEITPPPSYRPADIRAATDLVPVIRNLAMPAIRIGSVLCRMSRFERCNGRVRIGLGDPAATGMLYGSYWATRFAFTASHICIDMEPVFDHEVLAIDLSVRYRIGQPLRILLSAARELLRPDVRAGITALRSAGLGALVT
- a CDS encoding HEAT repeat domain-containing protein, coding for MMPENTVPEKPEGAEEIEKGGLESMVKALQNSTDPQVRQYAAYLLGEAKNPRAIRPLIEALADFDKSVREQATLALSTIGKAAVEPLTAAMKEPKWETRYRAAEALGKIADEKAVKPLIAALKDNRDHVRYMAAKGLRELGDSDALEPMIILLKDENKYVRMMAVRALGGIGGKKATAALEKALETEKNAQVRETISEALQ
- a CDS encoding zinc ribbon domain-containing protein; this translates as MGAPDLHGDESVILKTPDVFVKSIPFEAVLTNKRIILIDRENDLVPPKDILLATIRDVQPGENAIRDLTLSLAIIATTGETRKIVLTFSGKSGAKRKRERDEWVRALQKHTRSSLKKVFSTVIPGLNPEKKAKFPDTAPVRSGSPSLPLEKKSVDAVEPQKKIGQSAPAIPSPLKPAPLPAPLFCSRCGSRAPAGSLFCVRCGAKIVVPEQEPPSTYANTGTRPSPQPARALQAKKERWQVLPQLFRRKDRLPEPGPGVPPSKGGRPGGSNKKAFMIIAVIAILIIVIGGVVFAIINFLNNTPAADGGTTGTGTKIATPTPTFVFVEKTAAPIPAKGVWVRVSYIGMWTGSYGTADALKSVTGSGEYLYEVENPNTTIQATFQRADTSSRPHELVVGIYKNGVLIKQGVTTVPHGTVDITVDPNTAKPTSAQTTGK
- a CDS encoding spore germination protein GerW family protein, with translation MSSETLIRELSAELKEFLSAQNVMGQPVDLGEKVAIPIARFGFGLGAGAGQGKDGNGDGAGAGGGIEPVALIILHKDVKGPEGVQVMSLKKDSAIAQVISALGESLAPQVIDALKTVSSGQNRSTPAKKEEL